The genome window TGATTCTTGGCGGGGAGGGCCTCATTGGCAGGGCGCTAGTCGAAGGCTTTGTTGAGACCCAAGCGAAGGTAGTTGTGTTGGATTTGGAGAATGCCGTAGATAAAGACCGAGTTTTTTTCAAAAAAGTTGATGTTGCTCAACTTGAAATACTGGAAGATTTTTTTAGCAATCTTAAAAAAGAGTTTGGATATGTTGATGCGTTTATTAATGCATCCTATCCACGCACGACTAGTTGGGGCAAGGGCGTAGAGGAGACCTCTTTGGAGTCATTGAAGGAAAATGTGGATATACACCTTAATTCTTATTCTTGGTTAACACGAATTATGGCGATGTTAATGAAAGACAAGGGAGGAAGTATTATTAATTTTAGCTCGATTTATGGTATGTTGGGTAATGATTTTTCCGTGTATCAAGGGACGGCGATGACTTCTCCTATGGAGTATTCGGTCATAAAAGGTGGTATTACTAATTTAACACGATATATGGCATCGTATTTTGGGCCTTATGGGGTTAGGGTTAATACAGTTTCGCCAGGAGGGGTTTTAAATCATCAAGATGAAACATTTGTTCAGAAATATATTCAAAAAACGCCTCTAGGTCGTATGGCCAAGCCCGAAGATATGGTTGGGATTGTGCAGTTATTGGCTAGTGATTTGTCGTCTTATATTACAGGACAAAACATAGTTGTAGATGGAGGCTGGAGTATATGGTAAAAGAAAACTTAAATATTAGTAAATGGCTGATTGACAAGAAAAGTACTGTGAAGCAGGCAATGAAGCAAATGCGACATGTTGGAGAAAAGCTTCTTTTTGTAGTTTCAAATAATTCTGTGTTATATGGAGCGTTAAGTGATGGAGATATTAGGAAGTGGATTCTGAAAAAAAACGATCTCAGTGAGAAAATAACTAAAATTTGTAACAAACAACCGATTATACTAGAAAAATCATATAATGTTAATCAAGTAAAAAAGATAT of Candidatus Omnitrophota bacterium contains these proteins:
- a CDS encoding SDR family oxidoreductase, with amino-acid sequence MSEILENFNFKNKTIVILGGEGLIGRALVEGFVETQAKVVVLDLENAVDKDRVFFKKVDVAQLEILEDFFSNLKKEFGYVDAFINASYPRTTSWGKGVEETSLESLKENVDIHLNSYSWLTRIMAMLMKDKGGSIINFSSIYGMLGNDFSVYQGTAMTSPMEYSVIKGGITNLTRYMASYFGPYGVRVNTVSPGGVLNHQDETFVQKYIQKTPLGRMAKPEDMVGIVQLLASDLSSYITGQNIVVDGGWSIW